A single Hyperolius riggenbachi isolate aHypRig1 chromosome 12, aHypRig1.pri, whole genome shotgun sequence DNA region contains:
- the LOC137542462 gene encoding bactericidal permeability-increasing protein-like isoform X2, whose amino-acid sequence MPVDFTPSTLDWLTNFFQQTTLPTLRGDLQKLICEQVTIVVKDQLQPFLHTLPVTENLDNVAAINYSLTSPPNLVGNFMDVKMKGEVFHLEHPSTPPFSPQPVSLPNDYKLMIYIAISDYLFSTAGFAYQYAGKLVFNITDNMIPQGAAVRLNTSSFAIIIPQLKTKYPNLPMKLMVTSPSAPFVNIIQKNVSMALELDIQVFAILPNSSLAPLFLLKLFSMVFIKTEVISDRIVGTMDPTRVHIELERSYIGPFSIS is encoded by the exons ATGCCCGTGGATTTTACTCCATCTACCTTAGA CTGGTTAACAAACTTCTTTCAACAAACAACTTTGCCAACTCTAAGAGGAGATCTGCAAAAGCTG ATTTGTGAACAAGTCACTATTGTTGTGAAAGATCAACTGCAGCCTTTTCTGCACACCCTGCCAG TAACAGAAAACCTTGACAATGTGGCAGCTATTAATTATTCCCTGACAAGTCCTCCTAATTTGGTAGGGAATTTCATGGATGTGAAGATGAAG GGTGAAGTCTTTCATCTGGAACACCCTAGTACACCGCCATTTTCACCACAGCCAGTGTCCCTACCCAATGACTACAAACTTATGATCTACATTGCGATCTCAGACTACTTATTTAGTACAGCTGGGTTTGCATACCAATATGCTGGAAAGCTTGTCTTCAATATAACGGACAACATG ATTCCTCAGGGTGCTGCAGTAAGACTGAACACATCTTCCTTTGCAATAATTATACCACAG CTGAAAACAAAATACCCAAATTTGCCGATGAAGTTGATGGTCACATCACCCTCTGCTCCGTTTGTGAACATCATTCAAAAAAATGTGAGCATGGCACTGGAGCTGGATATCCAAGTCTTTGCCATACTACCTAATTCATCCCTGGCACCTCTCTTCCTGCTAAAGCTG TTCTCCATGGTCTTTATCAAAACTGAAGTTATTTCCGACAGAATTGTGGGAACCATGGATCCCACCAG GGTACACATTGAACTGGAACGCTCATATATAGGACCTTTCTCA